One Synechococcus sp. JA-2-3B'a(2-13) genomic window carries:
- a CDS encoding ABC transporter permease, with amino-acid sequence MSLLARSLAYAQNHSDMLFQAFVQHLQLVAVPLGMGLLLGLPLGFFSSRSQMLSLVVINAFSSLRVIPSLAILFLAIPYFGLSFRSAVVALTLLALPPILISTDVAFRSLEPALREAALSMGMTPGQVLRHVEIPLALPVILAGVKTATIEVIASATLAAFIGAGGLGTFITLGFALYDNAILLVGAVPVALLAIAAEIGLGTLQRALEPPQA; translated from the coding sequence ATGAGCCTTTTGGCCCGCTCCCTGGCCTACGCCCAGAACCACAGCGACATGCTGTTTCAAGCTTTCGTCCAACACCTGCAACTGGTGGCGGTGCCTTTGGGAATGGGGCTGCTGTTGGGTTTGCCGCTGGGCTTTTTCAGCTCCCGCTCCCAGATGCTTTCTCTGGTGGTGATCAATGCGTTCAGCAGCCTGCGGGTGATCCCCAGTTTGGCCATTTTGTTTTTGGCCATCCCCTATTTCGGCCTCAGCTTCCGTTCGGCAGTCGTCGCGCTAACCCTCCTGGCTTTGCCCCCCATTCTGATCAGCACGGATGTGGCCTTCCGCAGCCTTGAGCCGGCCCTACGGGAAGCTGCCCTGAGCATGGGCATGACTCCTGGCCAGGTACTGCGGCACGTGGAGATCCCTTTGGCCTTGCCGGTGATCTTGGCCGGTGTTAAAACGGCTACCATTGAGGTGATTGCCAGTGCTACTCTGGCAGCGTTTATCGGCGCAGGAGGGCTGGGTACTTTCATTACCCTAGGGTTTGCCCTCTACGACAACGCCATCTTGCTGGTGGGGGCGGTTCCAGTGGCCCTTCTGGCTATTGCGGCCGAGATCGGCCTTGGCACTCTGCAGCGGGCTTTGGAACCTCCCCAAGCCTGA
- a CDS encoding CmpA/NrtA family ABC transporter substrate-binding protein, translating into MSKLFSTSSPVSRRQFLAGVAALTAGAATAGIPRAQSQSLGKGYWVAQADTPETTSAKLGFIALTDAAPLIIAKEKGFFDKYGMKDVEVVKQASWGTTRDNLVLGSAAGGIDGAHILTPMPYLITTGKVTDGKPVPMYILARLNLDGQGISISNQYRDLQIGLDSSPLKAKFAEVRAAGGDPKCAMTFPGGTHDVWMRYWLAAGGIDPTSDVSIIVVPPPQMVANMKSRTMEAFCVGEPWNAQLVNQKEGYSALTTGELWNGHPEKAFALRADWVDAHPKATLALLKAVLEAQIWCDQMENKEEMCRIIGDRRWLGVPVTDILGRSRGTFDYGTGKVVENSPHLMKFWQNYASYPFKSHDLWFLTENIRWGYLPADTDTKALVERVNREELWREAAKAIGQEAAIPPSPSRGVETFFDGVQFDPENPAAYLEKLAIKKLA; encoded by the coding sequence ATGTCTAAGCTGTTCAGCACTTCCTCTCCCGTCTCCCGTCGGCAATTTTTGGCCGGGGTGGCTGCTCTCACGGCTGGGGCGGCCACGGCTGGGATCCCGCGCGCCCAATCGCAATCCTTGGGCAAAGGCTACTGGGTGGCGCAGGCCGATACTCCCGAAACCACCAGCGCCAAGCTGGGGTTCATCGCTCTAACCGACGCGGCCCCCCTGATCATCGCCAAAGAGAAGGGGTTTTTCGACAAGTACGGCATGAAAGATGTGGAGGTGGTCAAGCAGGCCTCTTGGGGCACCACCCGCGACAACTTGGTGCTGGGATCCGCCGCCGGCGGCATCGATGGGGCACACATCCTCACCCCCATGCCCTACCTCATCACCACCGGCAAAGTTACCGATGGCAAGCCGGTGCCTATGTACATTTTGGCCCGTCTCAATCTGGACGGTCAGGGCATTAGCATTTCCAACCAATATCGGGATTTGCAAATCGGCCTGGATAGTTCCCCCCTCAAGGCCAAGTTTGCCGAGGTCCGAGCTGCCGGCGGGGATCCCAAATGTGCAATGACCTTCCCTGGTGGCACCCACGACGTGTGGATGCGCTACTGGCTGGCCGCAGGCGGGATCGATCCCACTAGCGACGTCTCCATCATTGTGGTGCCGCCGCCGCAGATGGTGGCCAATATGAAATCCAGAACCATGGAAGCCTTCTGTGTGGGCGAGCCTTGGAATGCCCAGCTGGTGAACCAAAAAGAGGGGTATAGTGCCCTCACCACCGGCGAGCTGTGGAACGGCCACCCGGAAAAGGCCTTTGCCCTGCGGGCCGACTGGGTGGATGCGCACCCGAAAGCCACCCTTGCCCTGTTGAAAGCGGTGCTGGAAGCCCAGATCTGGTGCGACCAGATGGAAAACAAAGAGGAGATGTGTCGCATCATCGGCGACCGCCGCTGGCTGGGGGTTCCCGTGACCGATATCTTGGGCCGTTCTCGGGGCACTTTTGACTACGGCACCGGCAAGGTCGTTGAAAACAGCCCCCACCTGATGAAGTTCTGGCAGAACTACGCTTCCTACCCCTTCAAGAGCCACGATCTCTGGTTCTTGACCGAAAACATTCGCTGGGGTTACCTACCTGCCGACACCGATACCAAAGCCTTGGTGGAGCGGGTGAATCGGGAAGAACTCTGGCGGGAAGCTGCCAAAGCCATTGGCCAGGAGGCGGCCATTCCCCCCAGCCCTTCCCGAGGAGTGGAAACCTTCTTCGACGGGGTGCAGTTCGATCCCGAAAATCCTGCCGCCTACCTGGAGAAATTGGCGATTAAGAAGCTGGCCTAA
- a CDS encoding ferredoxin--nitrite reductase, which yields MANQFERLKSEKDGLAVKAELEAFARMGWENIPEDDRDHRLKWLGIFFRKRTPGQFMLRLRLPNGILTSGQMRMLGAIIHPYGEQGVADITTRQNLQLRGIPIEEMPQILGYLKEVGLTSIQSGMDNVRNITGSPLAGIDPDELIDVRGLTRKVQDMITNNGEGNPSFSNLPRKFNIAICGCRDNSVHAEINDLAFVPAFKNGRLGFNVLVGGFFSARRCAEAIGLDVWVDPRDVVPLCEAVLLVYRDHGLRANRQKARLMWLIDEWGLEKFRAAVERQTGHPLLRAAEKDEVVWHKRDLLGVHAQKQPGLNFVGLHVPVGRLNALEMMELARLAEVYGSGELRLTVEQNVLIPNVPDSRVAPLLKEPLLKKFSPNPGPLQRGLVSCTGNQFCNFALIETKNRAVALMEELEAELEIPQTVRIHWTGCPNSCGQPQVADIGLMGTTARKDGRVVEAVDIYMGGEVGKDAKLGECVRKGIPCEDLKPVLVELLREHFGARPRQHPSAAQASVLVTR from the coding sequence ATGGCGAACCAATTTGAACGCCTCAAAAGCGAAAAGGATGGGCTGGCGGTCAAGGCCGAGCTGGAGGCGTTTGCCCGGATGGGTTGGGAGAACATTCCTGAAGACGACCGGGATCACCGCCTCAAGTGGCTGGGGATCTTCTTTCGCAAGCGCACCCCAGGTCAGTTCATGCTGCGGCTGCGCCTGCCCAATGGGATCCTAACCAGCGGCCAAATGCGGATGTTGGGCGCAATCATCCACCCCTATGGAGAACAGGGCGTAGCCGACATCACCACCCGGCAGAACCTGCAACTGCGGGGCATCCCCATCGAGGAAATGCCCCAGATCCTGGGCTACCTGAAAGAGGTAGGCCTGACCAGCATCCAGTCGGGCATGGACAACGTGCGCAACATCACGGGATCCCCTCTGGCCGGTATTGACCCGGACGAGCTGATCGATGTGCGCGGTCTCACCCGCAAGGTGCAGGACATGATCACCAACAACGGCGAGGGCAACCCTTCCTTCAGCAACCTGCCGCGCAAGTTCAACATCGCCATCTGCGGTTGTCGCGACAACTCCGTGCATGCGGAGATCAACGACCTGGCCTTTGTGCCCGCCTTCAAAAATGGCCGCCTGGGCTTCAACGTCCTGGTGGGCGGCTTTTTCTCGGCTCGCCGCTGCGCCGAGGCAATTGGCCTAGATGTCTGGGTGGATCCCCGCGATGTGGTTCCTCTGTGCGAGGCGGTGCTGCTGGTCTACCGGGATCACGGCCTGCGGGCCAACCGGCAAAAGGCGCGGTTGATGTGGCTCATTGACGAGTGGGGCCTAGAGAAGTTCCGGGCGGCTGTGGAGCGCCAGACTGGCCACCCTCTGCTCAGGGCAGCGGAAAAAGATGAGGTGGTCTGGCACAAGCGGGATCTGCTGGGGGTGCATGCCCAGAAGCAGCCGGGCCTCAACTTTGTCGGCCTGCACGTGCCTGTGGGGCGGCTCAACGCCCTGGAGATGATGGAGCTGGCCCGCTTGGCGGAGGTGTACGGCTCCGGGGAGCTGCGGCTGACGGTGGAGCAGAACGTGCTCATCCCCAATGTGCCCGACTCCCGAGTGGCCCCGCTCCTCAAAGAGCCGCTCTTGAAGAAGTTCTCCCCCAACCCAGGGCCCTTGCAGCGGGGGTTGGTGTCCTGTACGGGCAACCAGTTCTGCAACTTTGCCCTTATCGAGACCAAAAACCGGGCTGTGGCCTTGATGGAGGAGCTGGAGGCGGAGCTGGAGATCCCCCAAACGGTGCGCATCCACTGGACGGGCTGCCCCAACTCCTGCGGCCAACCCCAAGTAGCCGATATCGGCCTTATGGGCACCACTGCTCGCAAGGACGGCAGGGTGGTGGAGGCCGTGGACATCTACATGGGGGGAGAGGTGGGCAAAGACGCCAAGCTGGGCGAATGCGTGCGCAAAGGGATCCCTTGCGAAGACCTCAAGCCGGTCTTGGTGGAGTTGCTCAGGGAGCACTTTGGGGCCAGGCCGCGTCAGCATCCGTCCGCCGCCCAGGCTTCTGTTTTGGTAACCCGCTAG
- a CDS encoding ureidoglycolate lyase encodes MTSQLRQLKAHLAEPENFAPYGQVICPTPDHKPFDSQDAQLFLNQGQPRFYIMRLPRRGLKFTQITHHIRCTQCLGSLNGKEWFIGVAPPADELHVDQIQAFRVPGDRFIKLEMGTWHAGPYFDHEEFIDFYNLELADTNITDHETINLLQTYNLEFQITP; translated from the coding sequence GTGACCAGCCAATTGCGCCAACTGAAGGCCCATCTCGCTGAACCGGAAAACTTTGCCCCCTACGGACAGGTCATTTGCCCCACTCCCGATCACAAACCCTTCGACAGTCAAGATGCTCAGTTGTTCTTGAATCAAGGGCAGCCCCGCTTTTACATCATGCGCTTGCCTCGCCGCGGCCTCAAGTTTACTCAGATCACCCACCACATCCGCTGCACCCAGTGCCTGGGATCCCTCAATGGCAAGGAGTGGTTTATTGGTGTTGCACCCCCTGCCGATGAGCTGCACGTGGATCAGATTCAAGCCTTTCGGGTGCCTGGGGATCGCTTTATCAAACTGGAGATGGGTACCTGGCATGCCGGCCCCTATTTTGACCACGAAGAGTTCATCGATTTCTACAACTTGGAGCTGGCCGACACCAACATCACCGATCACGAAACCATAAACTTACTCCAAACCTACAACCTGGAGTTCCAGATCACCCCCTGA
- a CDS encoding sensor histidine kinase, translating to MLFFSGSSEVRSRWPFRSIPLRVALLLPLVLSVAGGVGGVAYLSWQGGRHLALRLTEQLRREVTDRTEEHLARYLQIPLQINALNQGAVRGGLLPDLTTPSPADLEVLEAHFARQLQPFPELSYIGFVSAQGGFVTARRHADGSIWTYHTPSLLPGSVQGCQRDPETGDPTGLRRQLGFVDLRRLFWFPQLLQSEGIRDTWVVTRFFAELPAQDPERLILTSLSLTDSGGRVYGSLLASLSIQQLQAFLERVQGSSAVGVSFLLDEEGQVVASTAGPAPHPLLVAVQEQVGSWGTASSQDSLRLKVGGIPYWVEVESVQSEGRLGFYFVHGIPEATLLAEVRRSAQQAALLGGGLLLSMLGTGILLGEALLRPLRRLTQVAEQFIHSGFQPWPPLDPGPIQEVQTLTKAWQQAAAAQQALLDRLWQQQQEYRAVVEQQTELICRFRPDTCITYVNPAYLRFFGRRAEEVVGQPWRDRLPEEEQAKVLQAFAALTPEHPFYCSEREYPGENGQSRWISWVDRGIFDSQGRLVEILSVGREITEQKRAEQQLQALNRELEAQVELRTAKLQQALHFEGVLRAISSRMVVSLNEGEILEEVVRALAEALGLTCCQVLLLLEDGSTWIPGYCYSPSLSSDVAQDGGADPLHGPDYASDPEFLRLLQSHSSSQQKWKIHCCCRKEGRWVRLLVCTLWDKEKRLGALLLERLPEQEFSEDEIQLAYQVANLCALAIRQARLYQAAQAQVKELERLNLLKDDFLSTVSHELRTPMTNVRMALQMLQMTRDNPEKQRHYFTIALKECNRQIELINDLLDMRRLGAGTYLLQPENIFLPRYLQDLLAGAQPLAQAKHQHLQLHLEAGIPSLWADPTCLGRILRELLHNAIKYTAPEGSIHLRAVSEGEGILFVCSNSSEIPTAELPRIFEKFYRIPQSDRWKHGGTGLGLALVKQLVEHMGGNISVNSSDGWTHFQVWLPQGEDPAPPLPGPPPMSEDLPFWKEAGGEGHT from the coding sequence ATGCTGTTTTTCTCTGGTTCTTCTGAAGTGCGATCCCGTTGGCCTTTCCGCTCCATTCCTTTGCGGGTGGCGTTGCTGCTGCCCCTAGTGCTCTCAGTAGCAGGGGGAGTGGGGGGAGTGGCCTATCTCTCCTGGCAGGGCGGGCGACACCTGGCGCTGCGCTTGACGGAGCAACTGAGGCGGGAAGTTACCGACCGCACCGAAGAGCACCTCGCCAGATATTTGCAAATTCCCCTTCAGATCAATGCCCTCAATCAAGGGGCAGTGAGGGGGGGGCTGCTGCCCGATTTGACGACCCCCAGCCCAGCCGATCTAGAGGTGCTGGAAGCTCACTTTGCCCGCCAGTTGCAGCCATTTCCTGAGCTCAGCTATATCGGCTTTGTCTCTGCTCAGGGGGGATTTGTTACCGCCCGCCGTCACGCCGATGGGTCGATTTGGACTTACCACACCCCCAGCCTGCTGCCAGGATCCGTCCAGGGCTGCCAACGGGATCCAGAGACAGGGGATCCCACTGGCCTGAGGAGGCAGTTAGGCTTTGTGGATTTGAGGCGGTTGTTCTGGTTTCCCCAGCTCCTGCAGTCGGAAGGGATCCGCGACACTTGGGTGGTAACCCGATTTTTTGCGGAGCTTCCTGCCCAGGATCCAGAGCGGCTGATCCTGACGTCCCTATCCCTGACCGACTCGGGGGGGCGGGTTTACGGCAGCTTATTGGCTTCCCTGTCCATTCAGCAGCTTCAGGCTTTTCTGGAACGAGTACAAGGCAGCTCTGCTGTGGGGGTGAGCTTTCTGCTGGACGAAGAGGGGCAAGTGGTGGCCAGTACGGCGGGGCCTGCTCCCCACCCGCTGCTGGTGGCCGTGCAAGAGCAGGTGGGCTCCTGGGGGACGGCCTCTTCCCAAGATTCGCTGCGCCTCAAGGTCGGAGGGATCCCTTACTGGGTGGAGGTGGAGTCCGTTCAGAGTGAAGGGAGGCTGGGCTTTTATTTTGTGCATGGGATCCCAGAGGCAACCCTTCTGGCCGAAGTCCGTCGGAGCGCCCAACAGGCTGCGCTGCTGGGGGGTGGGCTATTGCTGAGCATGCTGGGGACAGGGATCCTCCTCGGCGAAGCCCTCTTGCGTCCCCTGCGCCGCCTCACCCAAGTAGCCGAGCAATTTATACACAGCGGTTTCCAGCCCTGGCCTCCTTTGGATCCCGGCCCCATCCAGGAGGTGCAGACGCTAACCAAAGCCTGGCAGCAGGCGGCAGCAGCTCAGCAGGCCCTGCTGGATCGTCTCTGGCAGCAGCAGCAAGAATACCGCGCCGTGGTGGAACAGCAGACGGAGCTCATTTGTCGCTTTCGGCCCGATACCTGCATCACCTATGTCAATCCTGCCTATTTGCGCTTCTTCGGTCGGCGGGCAGAGGAGGTGGTGGGCCAACCTTGGCGGGATCGGCTGCCGGAAGAAGAGCAGGCTAAGGTGTTGCAAGCTTTTGCTGCTCTCACGCCTGAGCATCCTTTCTACTGCAGCGAGCGGGAGTATCCCGGAGAAAACGGCCAGTCCCGCTGGATTAGCTGGGTGGATCGGGGCATTTTCGACAGCCAAGGCCGCTTGGTGGAGATCCTGTCGGTGGGGCGGGAGATCACCGAGCAAAAGCGGGCAGAACAACAGTTGCAAGCCCTCAACCGGGAGCTGGAAGCCCAGGTGGAGCTGCGCACGGCCAAGCTGCAGCAGGCCTTGCATTTTGAGGGGGTGCTGCGCGCCATCAGCAGCCGGATGGTGGTCAGCCTAAACGAGGGGGAAATTCTTGAAGAAGTGGTCAGAGCCCTTGCCGAGGCACTAGGCCTAACCTGCTGCCAAGTCCTGCTGCTTTTAGAAGATGGGTCAACCTGGATCCCTGGCTACTGCTACTCCCCCTCTCTCTCTTCTGACGTGGCTCAAGATGGCGGGGCGGATCCCTTGCATGGGCCAGACTACGCCAGCGACCCGGAGTTCTTGCGCCTGCTGCAGTCCCATTCTTCCTCACAGCAGAAATGGAAAATCCACTGCTGTTGTCGGAAGGAAGGACGCTGGGTGCGGCTGCTGGTCTGCACCCTTTGGGACAAAGAGAAGCGGCTGGGAGCTTTGCTGTTGGAGCGGCTGCCGGAGCAAGAGTTTTCCGAAGACGAGATTCAACTGGCCTATCAGGTGGCCAACTTGTGTGCCCTGGCCATTCGCCAAGCCCGTCTGTACCAAGCAGCCCAAGCGCAGGTGAAGGAATTGGAGCGGCTGAATTTGCTGAAGGATGATTTCCTCAGCACCGTCTCGCACGAGCTGCGCACCCCCATGACCAATGTGCGCATGGCCTTGCAAATGCTGCAAATGACCCGCGATAACCCCGAGAAACAGCGGCACTACTTCACCATTGCCCTGAAAGAGTGCAACCGGCAAATCGAGCTCATCAACGACCTGCTGGATATGCGACGGCTGGGAGCCGGGACGTATCTGCTGCAACCAGAGAATATTTTTCTGCCGCGGTATTTACAAGATTTGCTGGCCGGGGCTCAGCCTTTGGCCCAAGCCAAACATCAACACCTGCAACTGCACCTGGAGGCAGGGATCCCCTCGCTTTGGGCCGACCCCACCTGCTTGGGGCGCATTCTGCGCGAGCTGCTGCACAACGCCATCAAGTACACGGCCCCCGAGGGATCCATCCACCTGCGGGCTGTCTCAGAAGGAGAGGGGATCCTCTTCGTCTGCAGCAACAGCAGCGAGATCCCAACAGCAGAGCTGCCCCGCATCTTTGAAAAGTTTTACCGGATCCCGCAATCGGATCGCTGGAAGCACGGCGGCACCGGCCTGGGGCTGGCTTTGGTGAAGCAACTGGTGGAGCATATGGGGGGGAATATCTCCGTCAACAGCTCGGATGGATGGACGCATTTCCAAGTTTGGTTGCCCCAAGGTGAGGATCCTGCTCCGCCATTGCCCGGCCCACCCCCAATGTCAGAAGACCTCCCCTTTTGGAAAGAGGCTGGGGGTGAGGGGCATACCTGA
- a CDS encoding CAP domain-containing protein translates to MPLQRLPKLVQLWALRIVGIFCLCLLAACGGSPTSMEPPRAGEVPIASFLCRLDRQTRSFTGPIYAEQPQVATCNPGRLTPAAAQKMMDRLNFLRLLHQLPPVKLNPQFLEAAQQAALMQVANGTLSHQPPPSWRCFTPAGEAGSRFSNLAVGPILELNGPDPGRVLARQVDIYFAEPGRENFVDVGHRRWNLYPQYAQGAYGIVFDPRAGRVTQANANWIFGFDESVPDPEFIAFPEKDGYLYRLEGFSGQPLSAYRWSFSVPSRGGKADLSQAQVRITDALSGEPVPVGDLRVGDPAFGLETLTYSVGSIQPNRNYTFEISGIRLNGGPPRSYRYTTALYDCDPQTSQRPAPLTEGLGIPPRLLWQREPFNSFNPLN, encoded by the coding sequence ATGCCCTTGCAGCGGTTGCCCAAGTTGGTTCAGCTTTGGGCTTTGAGGATCGTGGGGATCTTTTGTCTTTGTCTGCTGGCGGCCTGTGGAGGATCCCCTACCTCGATGGAGCCACCGCGGGCAGGGGAAGTGCCGATTGCCAGCTTCCTGTGCCGGTTGGATCGCCAGACCCGCAGCTTCACGGGGCCTATTTACGCCGAACAGCCCCAGGTTGCCACCTGCAACCCCGGTCGCCTTACGCCTGCAGCAGCCCAAAAGATGATGGATCGGCTGAATTTTCTACGGCTGTTGCACCAGTTACCGCCGGTGAAGCTCAATCCTCAGTTCCTAGAAGCCGCCCAGCAAGCGGCCTTGATGCAGGTAGCCAATGGTACTCTCAGCCACCAGCCGCCCCCTTCTTGGCGCTGCTTTACCCCTGCTGGGGAGGCGGGATCCCGCTTCAGCAACCTGGCGGTTGGGCCCATCCTAGAGCTGAACGGCCCCGATCCAGGCCGGGTGTTGGCGCGGCAGGTGGACATCTATTTTGCCGAGCCAGGTCGAGAAAACTTTGTGGATGTGGGGCATCGCCGCTGGAACCTGTATCCTCAGTACGCCCAGGGGGCCTACGGCATTGTCTTTGACCCACGGGCTGGACGGGTGACCCAGGCCAACGCCAACTGGATCTTCGGTTTTGACGAGTCGGTGCCAGATCCAGAGTTCATCGCCTTCCCGGAGAAAGACGGCTACCTCTACCGCCTAGAAGGGTTTTCCGGCCAGCCCCTGTCTGCCTACCGCTGGTCTTTCTCGGTGCCCAGCCGTGGCGGCAAGGCTGATCTCAGCCAAGCCCAAGTCCGCATCACCGATGCCCTCAGCGGCGAGCCGGTGCCTGTTGGAGATCTCCGCGTGGGGGATCCCGCCTTTGGCCTGGAAACTTTGACCTACTCCGTGGGTTCGATCCAGCCCAATCGCAACTACACCTTTGAAATTAGCGGCATTCGCCTCAACGGTGGCCCCCCCCGCAGTTACCGCTACACCACCGCTCTCTACGACTGCGATCCCCAAACTTCCCAACGGCCCGCACCCCTCACCGAAGGGCTGGGGATCCCGCCCCGTCTGCTCTGGCAGAGGGAGCCTTTCAACTCTTTCAACCCTCTCAACTAG